One Formosa agariphila KMM 3901 genomic window, ATTTCTTCTTCTGTTAATCCTGAAGATGCTTCAATACGAATATCTTGAGTTTTACCAGTAGCTTTATCTCCTGCAGTTACATGGATAATACCATTTGCATCAATATCAAAAGTAACTTCAATTTGTGGAGTACCTCTTTTTGCTGGTGGAATACCATCTAAGTGAAAACGTCCAATTGTTTTGTTATCTCCTGCCATAGCACGTTCACCTTGTAATACGTGAATCTCTACTGATGGTTGATTATCTGCTGCTGTAGAGAATACTTGCGATTTCTTAGTTGGAATCGTTGTATTCGCTTCAATAAGCTTAGTCATTACGTTACCCATAGTTTCAATACCTAAAGATAAAGGTGTAACATCTAATAACAATACATCTTTAACATCTCCAGTTAATACACCACCTTGGATACCTGCTCCTAAAGATACAACCTCATCTGGGTTAACACCTTTACTTGGAGATTTTCCGAAGAATTTCTCTACTGCAGATTGTACTGCTGGTATACGTGTAGAACCACCTACTAAGATAACCTCATCGATATCACCAATTGATAAACCTGCTGCTTTTAAAGCTGTTTTACAAGGCTCGATAGTACGTTTTACTAAATCGTCGATTAATTGTTCGAATTTAGATTTAGATAATGTACGAACTAAGTGTTTTGGTCCGCTAGCAGTCGCTGTAATGTAAGGTAAATTGATTTCTGTTTGTGCAGAAGATGATAATTCAATTTTCGCTTTTTCAGCAGCTTCTTTTAAACGTTGTAAAGCCATTGGGTCTTTACGTAAGTCAATATCTTCTTCAGATTTAAACTCATCGGCTAACCAAGTAATGATTTTTTCATCTACGTCGTCTCCACCTAAGTGTGTATCTCCGTCTGTAGATAATACTTCAAATACACCGTCTCCTAATTCAAGGATAGATACATCATGCGTACCACCACCAAAGTCAAATACAACTATTTTTTGGTCAGTACCTTTTTTATCCATACCGTAAGCTAAAGCCGCTGCAGTTGGTTCGTTTATAATACGACGTACCTTTAAACCTGCAATTTCTCCTGCTTCTTTAGTCGCTTGACGCTGACTATCGTTAAAGTAAGCTGGTACAGTAATAACTGCTTCAGAAACTGTAGTTCCTAAATAATCTTCAGCAGTTTTTTTCATTTTTTGAAGTATCATTGCTGATAATTCTTGAGGCGTATATAAACGACCATCAATATCTACTCTTGGAGTATCGTTGTCACCTTTTACTACTTTATAAGGAACACGTTCTGCTTCGTTAGAAGATTCAGAATATTTGTTACCCATAAAACGTTTAATAGAAGAAACCGTTTTTGTTGGGTTAGTTACTGCTTGTCTTTTTGCAGGGTCACCAACTTTAATCTCACCGCCTTCTACAAAAGCAATTACAGATGGAGTTGTACGTTTACCTTCTGCGTTAGGAATTACTACAGGCTCGTTACCTTCCATTACAGACACACAAGAGTTTGTAGTTCCTAAATCGATTCCAATAATTTTACTCATAATTACTATATATTTTAATGTTGTTGAATTTATTCTTATTTCCCTTTGCTTATTTCAATCATTGTGCCAACTATTTTCATACTGACAAGCTGTCACAAATCAATTTTGTCGTGTATAAACTGACGGAAACAATTATTTAACATGCCTAACCTTAGCTTTAAAGTTTCGTAATCTTTAAATGACACTTTCGGTACATACCCCATTATACATTTGTGCAACTAAAAAATCATAGAAATGAAAAAACCTTTACTTCTTTTAGCTTTATGTATAGGAAGCTACCTTAATGCTCAAATTAAAACAGGCGATATGGCATTTATTGGCATGAATGCCGATGGAGACGACGATTTTGCCGTTGTTACATTTGTAGACATCCCTAAAAACACCACAATTCATTTTGCTGATAAAGAATGGACTGGCACCGAATTTAATTCCGGAGAAGCCGCGTATTCTTGGTTAAGCGGAGACCTACTCATTCCTGCGGGTTCTGTAATTACGTTTAATACTATTAGTAACATCCCTGCAGTTAACTTCGGAACCATCGACGGTGAACCTGGAGGTTTATCTTCTGGAAGCGAAGCCATTTTTGCTTATTTAGGTACAGATTTAGAAACTCCAACAACATTTATTGCTGCTGTTGCAAATGCAGCTGGTGCTTTTGGCGATTTAACAAATACAGGATTAACTCCTGGCCTAACTGCTATAACTTACAGTCCAGATGGTACAGATATCGCTGTGTATAACGGTCCTAAGTCAGGGCTAGATATTAACGGTTACCTCATGGCGCTTAACGACATGTCTAATTACGACATTCAGGACACCGACGAAGACGACCATAACGATGGCATTGCTCCAGAATCTACTTTCAACACGACTGCTTTTGTAGTATCTACCGAAGATGTTACTGCGCCTTCAGTTGTAAACATTGTAAGTGTAGATAAAGGCACAACACATGTTATTTTCTCTGAAACCATTACTAAGGCAACTGCAGAAGCTGTATCTAATTATAACTTTACGCCTGCTCTTAATATCTCGAACATTAGTTATGATGAAACTTCAAATACTGTAACTTTAATCCACGATGCCTTTAACGACGGTGTTGCTCATGTATTAACAATTGCAAATGTTGAAGATGTAAAAGGAAATACGCAAAGCTCGGAATACACTAGCGAGTCCTTATATTATAATACCACAACAGAAGGTTTAATAATTACCGAAATTATGTACAATGCGCCTTCAGATGATTCTGATGCATTAGAATTTTTAGAAATTTACAACACCACCGACCAAGCTATTGCTCTAGGAGGAATTCAAGTAAAAGACGAGGGTAACTTTATCTTTACATTCCCTGAAATGAATGTCGACTCTAAAACTACTGTCTTATTAGCAACAGACAAAACTACTGCCGATGCGTTTTATGGCGTAAGCTTTTTAGATATGCCACAAGGTATTTCTAACGCTTTAGGAAACGGTGGCGAAGTTTTAGACATTGTAAATACAAAAGGTGAAATCATTTTCACTATGGAATACGACGATAAGGAGCCTTGGCCAACAGTTGCCGATGGCGACGGACCGTCTATTGAACTTTTAAATCCGAATGCCGATTTTAACGATGGCACAAACTGGGTAGCTTCTACTAACGAAGTGACAGAATCTTTAGGTTTTAAAGTATACGCTACTCCTGGAACTTTTAGCGCTGTTACCAATGTAACACCTCAGCTTTCCTTTGCTACATCTACATATAATGTTTCTGAAAATGTTTCCGAAGTTAAGATTGAATTAGAATTATCTACCGCTGCGGATACAGCTGTTACTTTCGATGTAAACTTAGTGAGTGAATTAATAACTGCTTCTCCTGGAACAGATTTCATTTTCGAAAGTCAATCAGTGACTATTCCAGCGAATACAACTATTTACGAGTTAACAATTCCGCTTTCAGATGATTCAATAGTTGAAACTGATGAACTTTTCATTTTAGAAATTTCAAATCCTACTAATGCTACTTTAGGAGCTTACGAAACTACAGGTGTTTATATTATAGATAACGACCATATTTTAGATATCCCGAACGACCCATTAAATATTACGTTTAAAACGAGTTATCTAGTTGATGCTTCAGGGTCTGCAGAAATTAGTGCTTACGATGCCGAAACCAAACGTCTTTTTGTTTTAAACTCTATCGGAAAAACTATTGAGATTTTAGATTTTTCTAATCCAGAAAATCTATCAACCATTAAAACAATCGATTTATCAACTTACGGAACTGAAGGTCCTACAAGTGTTGCTGTTTATAACGGTTTAGTGACTGCTTCTGTGTCTAACGGACCAGAAAGTGATGGTGTGGTACTGTTTATGGATACTAATGGTGACCATATTTCTATGGTAACTGTTGGAAACTTACCTGACAATGTAAGTTTTACCCCAGACGGAACAAAAATACTAACAGCTAACGAGGGTCAGCCCAATAGCGATTATAGCATCGATCCCGAAGGAACTATTTCAATAATTACCGCTACAGCTGGTTTAGGAAACATTAATCAAGCCGATGTAACAACTATAAATTTCAATGCTTTCGATGCGCAGTTAAACGAATTAAAAGCTAGCGGTGTTAGAATTACTGGTCCGAATGCGACAGTATCTCAGGATGTAGAACCTGAATATATTACGTATTCAGACAATTCTAAAAAAGCGTGGGTAAGCTTACAAGAAAATAATGCATTAGCGGTTATCGATTTAGAATCTAATACCATTACAGATATTCTTCCTTTAGGATTAAAAGATTTTAGTTTAACTGGAAATACTTTTGATGCGTCTGATGAAACTGACTTTATTTTTATGGCAAATTGGCCAGTTAAAGGCATGTACATGCCAGATGCCATTGCTTATTACGAATTAAATGGCATTGGATATGTGGTTACAGCAAACGAAGGTGACGCAAGAGAGTACGACACTTTTGTAGATGAAGCTAAAGTTGGAGACGGCGATTATGTATTAGACCCTATTGCTTTTCCAAACGCCGATTTATTAAAACAAGAGCAAAATATAGGACGTTTAGCAGTCGCTAATACTACAGGAGACACAGATAACGATGGTGATTTCGACGAAATCCACATGTACGGTTCACGTTCTTTTAGTATAAGAAATGCTTCCACAGGAGCTTTAGTTTACGATAGTGGCGATGATTTTGAACGTATTACTGCTGCAGATCCTACTTACGGTTCATTATTTAACGTAAGTAATAGCAATAACAATTTTAAAAATAGAAGTGACAATAAAGGCCCTGAGCCAGAAGGTGTCACCATTTCGAAAATTGGAGATAAATTCTATGCGTTTATTACGCTAGAACGCGTTGGTGGATTTATGACTTATGATATTACCGACCCTACAAATCCAACATTCATTAAATATATGAACAATCGTACTCTTGGAGATGATGAAGGTGGAGATTTAGCACCAGAAGGTATTATTTATATCGCTCCAGAAGACAATACTTTAGGTACAGGTTTAGTTGTTATTGCTAACGAAGTAAGCTCTACAATTAGTGTATACGGGTTAGATAACATTACATTAAGCGTTGATACTGTTGAAAAAGATACGAATACGCTTAAATTCTACCCGAATCCAGTACAGTCTAATCAGACCATTTACTTTAATCAGACCTTAGATATAACCTTGTTTGATATT contains:
- the dnaK gene encoding molecular chaperone DnaK, whose protein sequence is MSKIIGIDLGTTNSCVSVMEGNEPVVIPNAEGKRTTPSVIAFVEGGEIKVGDPAKRQAVTNPTKTVSSIKRFMGNKYSESSNEAERVPYKVVKGDNDTPRVDIDGRLYTPQELSAMILQKMKKTAEDYLGTTVSEAVITVPAYFNDSQRQATKEAGEIAGLKVRRIINEPTAAALAYGMDKKGTDQKIVVFDFGGGTHDVSILELGDGVFEVLSTDGDTHLGGDDVDEKIITWLADEFKSEEDIDLRKDPMALQRLKEAAEKAKIELSSSAQTEINLPYITATASGPKHLVRTLSKSKFEQLIDDLVKRTIEPCKTALKAAGLSIGDIDEVILVGGSTRIPAVQSAVEKFFGKSPSKGVNPDEVVSLGAGIQGGVLTGDVKDVLLLDVTPLSLGIETMGNVMTKLIEANTTIPTKKSQVFSTAADNQPSVEIHVLQGERAMAGDNKTIGRFHLDGIPPAKRGTPQIEVTFDIDANGIIHVTAGDKATGKTQDIRIEASSGLTEEEIQKMKADAEANAESDKLAKEKADKLNAADAMIFQTESQLEEFGDKLSADKKQPIEDALAELKTAFESKDIAVIDPALEKINEAWKVASEEMYKAQAEGQGAQPGPDAGNEGQSNDGSSDVEDVDFEEVK
- a CDS encoding choice-of-anchor I family protein, whose product is MKKPLLLLALCIGSYLNAQIKTGDMAFIGMNADGDDDFAVVTFVDIPKNTTIHFADKEWTGTEFNSGEAAYSWLSGDLLIPAGSVITFNTISNIPAVNFGTIDGEPGGLSSGSEAIFAYLGTDLETPTTFIAAVANAAGAFGDLTNTGLTPGLTAITYSPDGTDIAVYNGPKSGLDINGYLMALNDMSNYDIQDTDEDDHNDGIAPESTFNTTAFVVSTEDVTAPSVVNIVSVDKGTTHVIFSETITKATAEAVSNYNFTPALNISNISYDETSNTVTLIHDAFNDGVAHVLTIANVEDVKGNTQSSEYTSESLYYNTTTEGLIITEIMYNAPSDDSDALEFLEIYNTTDQAIALGGIQVKDEGNFIFTFPEMNVDSKTTVLLATDKTTADAFYGVSFLDMPQGISNALGNGGEVLDIVNTKGEIIFTMEYDDKEPWPTVADGDGPSIELLNPNADFNDGTNWVASTNEVTESLGFKVYATPGTFSAVTNVTPQLSFATSTYNVSENVSEVKIELELSTAADTAVTFDVNLVSELITASPGTDFIFESQSVTIPANTTIYELTIPLSDDSIVETDELFILEISNPTNATLGAYETTGVYIIDNDHILDIPNDPLNITFKTSYLVDASGSAEISAYDAETKRLFVLNSIGKTIEILDFSNPENLSTIKTIDLSTYGTEGPTSVAVYNGLVTASVSNGPESDGVVLFMDTNGDHISMVTVGNLPDNVSFTPDGTKILTANEGQPNSDYSIDPEGTISIITATAGLGNINQADVTTINFNAFDAQLNELKASGVRITGPNATVSQDVEPEYITYSDNSKKAWVSLQENNALAVIDLESNTITDILPLGLKDFSLTGNTFDASDETDFIFMANWPVKGMYMPDAIAYYELNGIGYVVTANEGDAREYDTFVDEAKVGDGDYVLDPIAFPNADLLKQEQNIGRLAVANTTGDTDNDGDFDEIHMYGSRSFSIRNASTGALVYDSGDDFERITAADPTYGSLFNVSNSNNNFKNRSDNKGPEPEGVTISKIGDKFYAFITLERVGGFMTYDITDPTNPTFIKYMNNRTLGDDEGGDLAPEGIIYIAPEDNTLGTGLVVIANEVSSTISVYGLDNITLSVDTVEKDTNTLKFYPNPVQSNQTIYFNQTLDITLFDIQGRVIASEKNTRTFTVPNVNSGTYLAKTSLGKTLKIVVE